A single window of Ficedula albicollis isolate OC2 chromosome 8, FicAlb1.5, whole genome shotgun sequence DNA harbors:
- the LOC101819049 gene encoding coagulation factor XIII B chain isoform X3, which yields MRKGKKLSYACVAGYTTESGTQEGRITCTAEGWSPVPRCYRKCTKPLLENGSFYSTEMDFKIHEKLQYKCNPGYHSPSGATEDTVQCQTQGWSFQPSCTKKLESHQVPGLEPEARPDGTSRRQRCQPGASPCRATQNHTQNRPTARLHCSHCCALLPEITCSALSEVAHGGFDPVKKIYEEGDVVHFFCDKRYSLTGFDLIQCYNFGWYPDPPACEDVKNKCPPPPLPHGHINTARRTYHNGDKVHVQCTLGRRGSEEIQCEGGKWTSPSICIGTVDKQESGASPPLEADAEIRASQTRHNEDMKVQQDCASPPVIKNGGVLGPLLASYRNGSWVEYGCQHYHVLDGPSTVYCDHGNWTEPPTCLEPCILNATDMDSNNLTLKWRREELIFLHGDLIEFECKQGYDFLQTATPSPGRTQCDQGRLKYPKCVIQAATEKCGSPPSIANGALTLPVLPQYDTGSSVQYICSDYHFLQGSERIYCSEGQWTSPPVCIEPCTLSKTEMEKNNVLLQAYYADQVYFYHGDYVGFYCKQNHFGAESGTTLFQVQCKRGQLAYPRCVERGKQVWT from the exons ATGCgtaaaggaaaaaagctctCCTACGCTTGTGTGGCTGGTTACACAACTGAAAGTGGGACTCAAGAGGGAAGGATAACTTGTACAGCAGAAGGATGGTCTCCAGTGCCACGATGCTACA GAAAATGCACCAAGCCTCTTTTGGAAAATGGCTCTTTTTACAGTACAGAAATGGACTTCAAAATCCATGAGAAATTGCAATACAAATGTAACCCAGGCTACCACAGCCCAAGTGGTGCTACTGAAGATACAGTGCAGTGTCAGACACAAGGATGGTCCTTCCAGCCGAGCTGTACTAAAAAACTTG AGTCGCACCAGGTGCCCGGGCTGGAGCCGGAGGCGCGGCCGGACGGGACATCGCGGCGGCAGCGCTGCCAGCCGGGTGCGTCACCCTGCAGAGCGACCCAAAATCACACCCAAAATCGGCCAACAGCCCGCCTTCACTGttctcactgctgtgctctcctcccAGAAATAACTTGCTCCGCTCTGAGTGAAGTAGCTCATGGAGGTTTCGATCCTGTGAAGAAAATCTATGAAGAAGGAGATGTAGTTCACTTTTTCTGTGACAAACGTTATTCTCTCACTGGATTTGACTTAATTCAATGCTATAATTTTGGGTGGTATCCAGACCCTCCAGCGTGTGAAG atgtaaaaaataaatgtcctCCACCACCACTCCCTCATGGCCATATCAACACAGCCAGAAGAACATACCATAATGGAGACAAAGTTCATGTACAGTGTACCTTGGGAAGGAGAGGATCTGAGGAAATCCAATGTGAAGGAGGAAAATGGACATCACCCTCTATCTGTATTG GAACTGTGGATAAACAGGAATCTGGGGCATCACCACCACTCGAGGCAGATGCAGAAATAAGGGCAAGCCAAACACGTCACAATGAAGATATGA AAGTGCAGCAAGACTGTGCCTCCCCACCTGTGATTAAAAATGGGGGTGTCCTGGGCCCATTATTGGCAAGTTACAGAAATGGTTCCTGGGTAGAATATGGTTGTCAGCATTACCACGTTTTGGATGGGCCCAGTACTGTTTATTGTGACCATGGAAACTGGACAGAGCCACCAACCTGCTTAG AACCATGTATTCTTAATGCAACTGATATGGACAGCAACAACTTAACATTGAAATGGAGACGggaagaattaattttcctacATGGAGATCTCATCGAGTTTGAATGTAAACAGGGATATGATTTTCTCCAGACTGCCACTCCATCTCCTGGGAGGACACAGTGTGACCAGGGCAGACTGAAATATCCAAAATGTGTTATTCAAG CTGCTACAGAAAAATGTGGCTCTCCACCCTCTATTGCAAATGGAGCTCTCactctcccagtgctgccccagtACGACACTGGATCTTCAGTTCAGTATATTTGCTCTGATTATCACTTTTTGCAAGGCTCTGAGAGAATCTACTGCTCTGAAGGACAATGGACTTCGCCACCAGTTTGTATAG AGCCATGCACTTTGTCAAAaactgaaatggagaaaaataatgtgCTGCTGCAAGCATACTATGCAGACCAAGTTTACTTTTACCACGGGGATTATGTTGGATTTTACTGTAAACAGAACCATTTTGGAGCAGAATCTGGCACAACTTTATTTCAAGTACAGTGTAAGAGGGGACAGCTGGCATATCCAAGGTGTGTTGAAAGAGGAAAGCAAGTGTGGACTTGA
- the LOC101819049 gene encoding coagulation factor XIII B chain isoform X1: MERVMKMRFKSYFVFLVTVCSGKLFAEDTPCDLPQIENGNLAQYYYSFKSYYFPMRKGKKLSYACVAGYTTESGTQEGRITCTAEGWSPVPRCYRKCTKPLLENGSFYSTEMDFKIHEKLQYKCNPGYHSPSGATEDTVQCQTQGWSFQPSCTKKLESHQVPGLEPEARPDGTSRRQRCQPGASPCRATQNHTQNRPTARLHCSHCCALLPEITCSALSEVAHGGFDPVKKIYEEGDVVHFFCDKRYSLTGFDLIQCYNFGWYPDPPACEDVKNKCPPPPLPHGHINTARRTYHNGDKVHVQCTLGRRGSEEIQCEGGKWTSPSICIGTVDKQESGASPPLEADAEIRASQTRHNEDMKVQQDCASPPVIKNGGVLGPLLASYRNGSWVEYGCQHYHVLDGPSTVYCDHGNWTEPPTCLEPCILNATDMDSNNLTLKWRREELIFLHGDLIEFECKQGYDFLQTATPSPGRTQCDQGRLKYPKCVIQAATEKCGSPPSIANGALTLPVLPQYDTGSSVQYICSDYHFLQGSERIYCSEGQWTSPPVCIEPCTLSKTEMEKNNVLLQAYYADQVYFYHGDYVGFYCKQNHFGAESGTTLFQVQCKRGQLAYPRCVERGKQVWT, from the exons ATGGAGAGAGTAATGAAGATGAGatttaaaagctattttgtCTTCCTAGTTACGGTGTGTTCAGGCAAACTCTTTGCAGAAG ATACACCTTGTGATTTGCCACAGATAGAAAATGGAAACCTTGCCCAGTACTATTACAGTTTCAAAAGTTACTATTTCCCTATGCgtaaaggaaaaaagctctCCTACGCTTGTGTGGCTGGTTACACAACTGAAAGTGGGACTCAAGAGGGAAGGATAACTTGTACAGCAGAAGGATGGTCTCCAGTGCCACGATGCTACA GAAAATGCACCAAGCCTCTTTTGGAAAATGGCTCTTTTTACAGTACAGAAATGGACTTCAAAATCCATGAGAAATTGCAATACAAATGTAACCCAGGCTACCACAGCCCAAGTGGTGCTACTGAAGATACAGTGCAGTGTCAGACACAAGGATGGTCCTTCCAGCCGAGCTGTACTAAAAAACTTG AGTCGCACCAGGTGCCCGGGCTGGAGCCGGAGGCGCGGCCGGACGGGACATCGCGGCGGCAGCGCTGCCAGCCGGGTGCGTCACCCTGCAGAGCGACCCAAAATCACACCCAAAATCGGCCAACAGCCCGCCTTCACTGttctcactgctgtgctctcctcccAGAAATAACTTGCTCCGCTCTGAGTGAAGTAGCTCATGGAGGTTTCGATCCTGTGAAGAAAATCTATGAAGAAGGAGATGTAGTTCACTTTTTCTGTGACAAACGTTATTCTCTCACTGGATTTGACTTAATTCAATGCTATAATTTTGGGTGGTATCCAGACCCTCCAGCGTGTGAAG atgtaaaaaataaatgtcctCCACCACCACTCCCTCATGGCCATATCAACACAGCCAGAAGAACATACCATAATGGAGACAAAGTTCATGTACAGTGTACCTTGGGAAGGAGAGGATCTGAGGAAATCCAATGTGAAGGAGGAAAATGGACATCACCCTCTATCTGTATTG GAACTGTGGATAAACAGGAATCTGGGGCATCACCACCACTCGAGGCAGATGCAGAAATAAGGGCAAGCCAAACACGTCACAATGAAGATATGA AAGTGCAGCAAGACTGTGCCTCCCCACCTGTGATTAAAAATGGGGGTGTCCTGGGCCCATTATTGGCAAGTTACAGAAATGGTTCCTGGGTAGAATATGGTTGTCAGCATTACCACGTTTTGGATGGGCCCAGTACTGTTTATTGTGACCATGGAAACTGGACAGAGCCACCAACCTGCTTAG AACCATGTATTCTTAATGCAACTGATATGGACAGCAACAACTTAACATTGAAATGGAGACGggaagaattaattttcctacATGGAGATCTCATCGAGTTTGAATGTAAACAGGGATATGATTTTCTCCAGACTGCCACTCCATCTCCTGGGAGGACACAGTGTGACCAGGGCAGACTGAAATATCCAAAATGTGTTATTCAAG CTGCTACAGAAAAATGTGGCTCTCCACCCTCTATTGCAAATGGAGCTCTCactctcccagtgctgccccagtACGACACTGGATCTTCAGTTCAGTATATTTGCTCTGATTATCACTTTTTGCAAGGCTCTGAGAGAATCTACTGCTCTGAAGGACAATGGACTTCGCCACCAGTTTGTATAG AGCCATGCACTTTGTCAAAaactgaaatggagaaaaataatgtgCTGCTGCAAGCATACTATGCAGACCAAGTTTACTTTTACCACGGGGATTATGTTGGATTTTACTGTAAACAGAACCATTTTGGAGCAGAATCTGGCACAACTTTATTTCAAGTACAGTGTAAGAGGGGACAGCTGGCATATCCAAGGTGTGTTGAAAGAGGAAAGCAAGTGTGGACTTGA
- the LOC101819049 gene encoding coagulation factor XIII B chain isoform X2, translating into MERVMKMRFKSYFVFLVTVCSGKLFAEDTPCDLPQIENGNLAQYYYSFKSYYFPMRKGKKLSYACVAGYTTESGTQEGRITCTAEGWSPVPRCYRKCTKPLLENGSFYSTEMDFKIHEKLQYKCNPGYHSPSGATEDTVQCQTQGWSFQPSCTKKLESHQVPGLEPEARPDGTSRRQRCQPEITCSALSEVAHGGFDPVKKIYEEGDVVHFFCDKRYSLTGFDLIQCYNFGWYPDPPACEDVKNKCPPPPLPHGHINTARRTYHNGDKVHVQCTLGRRGSEEIQCEGGKWTSPSICIGTVDKQESGASPPLEADAEIRASQTRHNEDMKVQQDCASPPVIKNGGVLGPLLASYRNGSWVEYGCQHYHVLDGPSTVYCDHGNWTEPPTCLEPCILNATDMDSNNLTLKWRREELIFLHGDLIEFECKQGYDFLQTATPSPGRTQCDQGRLKYPKCVIQAATEKCGSPPSIANGALTLPVLPQYDTGSSVQYICSDYHFLQGSERIYCSEGQWTSPPVCIEPCTLSKTEMEKNNVLLQAYYADQVYFYHGDYVGFYCKQNHFGAESGTTLFQVQCKRGQLAYPRCVERGKQVWT; encoded by the exons ATGGAGAGAGTAATGAAGATGAGatttaaaagctattttgtCTTCCTAGTTACGGTGTGTTCAGGCAAACTCTTTGCAGAAG ATACACCTTGTGATTTGCCACAGATAGAAAATGGAAACCTTGCCCAGTACTATTACAGTTTCAAAAGTTACTATTTCCCTATGCgtaaaggaaaaaagctctCCTACGCTTGTGTGGCTGGTTACACAACTGAAAGTGGGACTCAAGAGGGAAGGATAACTTGTACAGCAGAAGGATGGTCTCCAGTGCCACGATGCTACA GAAAATGCACCAAGCCTCTTTTGGAAAATGGCTCTTTTTACAGTACAGAAATGGACTTCAAAATCCATGAGAAATTGCAATACAAATGTAACCCAGGCTACCACAGCCCAAGTGGTGCTACTGAAGATACAGTGCAGTGTCAGACACAAGGATGGTCCTTCCAGCCGAGCTGTACTAAAAAACTTG AGTCGCACCAGGTGCCCGGGCTGGAGCCGGAGGCGCGGCCGGACGGGACATCGCGGCGGCAGCGCTGCCAGCCGG AAATAACTTGCTCCGCTCTGAGTGAAGTAGCTCATGGAGGTTTCGATCCTGTGAAGAAAATCTATGAAGAAGGAGATGTAGTTCACTTTTTCTGTGACAAACGTTATTCTCTCACTGGATTTGACTTAATTCAATGCTATAATTTTGGGTGGTATCCAGACCCTCCAGCGTGTGAAG atgtaaaaaataaatgtcctCCACCACCACTCCCTCATGGCCATATCAACACAGCCAGAAGAACATACCATAATGGAGACAAAGTTCATGTACAGTGTACCTTGGGAAGGAGAGGATCTGAGGAAATCCAATGTGAAGGAGGAAAATGGACATCACCCTCTATCTGTATTG GAACTGTGGATAAACAGGAATCTGGGGCATCACCACCACTCGAGGCAGATGCAGAAATAAGGGCAAGCCAAACACGTCACAATGAAGATATGA AAGTGCAGCAAGACTGTGCCTCCCCACCTGTGATTAAAAATGGGGGTGTCCTGGGCCCATTATTGGCAAGTTACAGAAATGGTTCCTGGGTAGAATATGGTTGTCAGCATTACCACGTTTTGGATGGGCCCAGTACTGTTTATTGTGACCATGGAAACTGGACAGAGCCACCAACCTGCTTAG AACCATGTATTCTTAATGCAACTGATATGGACAGCAACAACTTAACATTGAAATGGAGACGggaagaattaattttcctacATGGAGATCTCATCGAGTTTGAATGTAAACAGGGATATGATTTTCTCCAGACTGCCACTCCATCTCCTGGGAGGACACAGTGTGACCAGGGCAGACTGAAATATCCAAAATGTGTTATTCAAG CTGCTACAGAAAAATGTGGCTCTCCACCCTCTATTGCAAATGGAGCTCTCactctcccagtgctgccccagtACGACACTGGATCTTCAGTTCAGTATATTTGCTCTGATTATCACTTTTTGCAAGGCTCTGAGAGAATCTACTGCTCTGAAGGACAATGGACTTCGCCACCAGTTTGTATAG AGCCATGCACTTTGTCAAAaactgaaatggagaaaaataatgtgCTGCTGCAAGCATACTATGCAGACCAAGTTTACTTTTACCACGGGGATTATGTTGGATTTTACTGTAAACAGAACCATTTTGGAGCAGAATCTGGCACAACTTTATTTCAAGTACAGTGTAAGAGGGGACAGCTGGCATATCCAAGGTGTGTTGAAAGAGGAAAGCAAGTGTGGACTTGA